A single Cupriavidus sp. D39 DNA region contains:
- a CDS encoding arsenate reductase yields MTVLLYGIPNCDTVKKARTWLESNGVDYTFHDFKKQGVDEAMLRGWLAHVPLTTLLNRKGTTWRALSDADKALAEQDAGAILLMQQSPSLIKRPVLAHKGSVSVGFSPDNYASLF; encoded by the coding sequence ATGACTGTCCTGCTCTACGGCATTCCCAACTGCGATACCGTCAAGAAAGCCCGTACCTGGCTCGAATCCAACGGTGTGGACTACACCTTCCACGACTTCAAGAAGCAAGGCGTGGACGAAGCCATGCTGCGCGGCTGGCTCGCGCATGTGCCGCTCACCACCCTGCTTAACCGCAAGGGCACCACCTGGCGCGCGCTGTCCGATGCGGACAAGGCGCTTGCGGAACAGGATGCCGGCGCGATTCTCCTGATGCAGCAAAGCCCTTCGCTGATCAAGCGGCCGGTGCTGGCCCACAAGGGCAGCGTCAGCGTGGGGTTTTCGCCGGATAATTACGCCAGTTTGTTTTAG
- the dapE gene encoding succinyl-diaminopimelate desuccinylase produces the protein MTATLALTEDLIRRRSVTPADEGCQAVLETRLKALGFACEAIVSGPDDFRVTNLWAVKRGTRGQEGKLLAFAGHTDVVPTGPLEQWGSDPFLPSHRDGKLYGRGAADMKTSIAGFVVAVEEFVKAHPDHAGSIAFLITSDEEGPAHDGTVKVVEALKARGERLDYCVVGEPTSVDTLGDMVKNGRRGSLSGKLTVKGVQGHIAYPHLAKNPIHLAAPALTDLVNERWDEGNEYFPATSWQMSNIHGGTGATNVIPGHVTIDFNFRFSTASTPDGLKARVHAILDRHQLNYDLDWTLGGEPFLTARGDLSEALAGAIAAQTGVKTELSTTGGTSDGRFIAKICPQVIEFGPPNASIHKIDEHVEVRFIEPLKNIYRGVLERLIA, from the coding sequence ATGACCGCCACCCTCGCCCTCACCGAAGACCTGATCCGCCGCCGCTCCGTCACGCCCGCCGATGAAGGCTGCCAGGCCGTGCTGGAAACCCGCCTGAAGGCGCTCGGCTTCGCCTGCGAAGCCATCGTCAGCGGCCCGGACGATTTCCGCGTGACCAACCTGTGGGCCGTCAAGCGCGGCACGCGCGGCCAGGAGGGCAAGCTGCTGGCCTTTGCCGGCCATACCGACGTGGTGCCCACCGGCCCACTGGAGCAATGGGGCTCCGACCCCTTCCTGCCCAGCCACCGCGACGGCAAGCTGTATGGCCGTGGCGCCGCCGACATGAAGACCTCGATCGCCGGCTTCGTGGTGGCGGTGGAAGAATTCGTCAAGGCTCACCCGGACCACGCCGGCTCGATCGCCTTCCTGATCACCAGCGACGAAGAAGGTCCCGCGCATGACGGCACCGTCAAGGTGGTCGAAGCGCTCAAGGCACGCGGCGAACGGCTCGACTACTGCGTGGTGGGCGAGCCCACCTCGGTCGACACGCTGGGCGACATGGTCAAGAACGGCCGCCGCGGCTCGCTCTCCGGCAAGCTCACCGTGAAGGGCGTGCAGGGCCATATCGCCTACCCGCACCTGGCCAAGAACCCCATCCACCTGGCAGCGCCCGCGCTGACCGACCTGGTGAACGAACGCTGGGACGAAGGCAACGAGTATTTCCCCGCCACCAGCTGGCAGATGTCGAATATCCACGGCGGCACCGGCGCCACCAACGTGATCCCGGGCCATGTCACCATCGATTTCAATTTCCGCTTCTCCACCGCCAGCACGCCCGACGGCCTGAAGGCGCGCGTGCATGCCATCCTGGACCGCCACCAGCTCAACTACGACCTGGACTGGACCCTGGGCGGCGAGCCCTTCCTGACCGCGCGCGGCGACCTGTCCGAAGCGCTGGCCGGCGCCATCGCAGCGCAGACGGGCGTCAAGACCGAGCTGTCCACCACCGGCGGCACCTCCGATGGCCGCTTCATCGCCAAGATCTGCCCGCAAGTGATCGAGTTCGGGCCGCCCAACGCGAGCATCCACAAGATCGACGAGCACGTGGAAGTGCGCTTTATCGAACCCCTCAAAAACATCTACCGCGGCGTGCTGGAACGCCTGATCGCCTGA
- the prmB gene encoding 50S ribosomal protein L3 N(5)-glutamine methyltransferase, translating into MTTSSPLRTVRDLLRFAVSRFTQAKLSFGHGSANAYDEAAYLTLHTLHLPLDTLDPFLDARLLPEEVDAVLQVIERRVTERVPAAYITNEAFMHGLRFYVDSRVIVPRSFVGELLHEGLEPWVGDSAEIGPVLELCTGSGCLPIIAAHVWPKARIDAVDISPDALAVARRNVADYKMEDRISLYEGDLYAPLPAGAKYDVILTNPPYVNETSMQALPAEYQAEPRIALAGGDDGMDVVRRIIAGAKAHLNPGGALVVEIGNEHANVQAAFPDLEIVWLPVSAGEEQVFLLTYEALPG; encoded by the coding sequence ATGACCACCTCCTCCCCTCTGCGCACCGTGCGCGACCTGCTGCGCTTCGCGGTCTCGCGCTTCACCCAAGCCAAGCTGTCCTTTGGCCACGGCAGCGCCAATGCCTACGACGAAGCCGCGTACCTGACGCTGCATACGCTGCACCTGCCGCTGGACACGCTCGACCCGTTCCTCGACGCCCGCCTGCTGCCCGAAGAAGTGGACGCCGTGCTGCAGGTCATCGAGCGCCGCGTCACCGAGCGCGTGCCCGCGGCCTACATCACCAACGAGGCCTTCATGCACGGCCTGCGCTTCTACGTGGACTCGCGCGTGATCGTGCCGCGCAGCTTCGTTGGCGAACTGCTGCATGAAGGGCTGGAACCCTGGGTAGGCGACAGCGCCGAGATCGGCCCGGTGCTGGAGTTGTGCACCGGCTCCGGCTGCTTGCCGATCATCGCCGCGCACGTCTGGCCGAAGGCCCGTATCGACGCAGTCGATATTTCGCCGGACGCACTGGCCGTGGCTCGCCGTAATGTGGCGGACTACAAGATGGAAGACCGCATCAGCCTGTACGAGGGCGATCTGTACGCACCGCTGCCCGCCGGCGCCAAATACGATGTGATCCTCACCAACCCGCCTTACGTCAACGAAACCTCCATGCAAGCGCTGCCGGCCGAATACCAGGCCGAGCCGCGCATCGCACTGGCCGGTGGCGATGACGGCATGGACGTGGTCCGCCGCATCATTGCCGGCGCCAAGGCACACCTGAATCCGGGCGGCGCGCTGGTGGTGGAGATCGGCAACGAGCACGCCAATGTGCAAGCCGCGTTCCCCGATCTGGAGATCGTCTGGTTGCCGGTCAGCGCCGGGGAGGAGCAGGTGTTCCTGCTGACGTACGAGGCACTCCCAGGCTGA
- a CDS encoding M14 family metallopeptidase: MSLHTSFSRSYAEARQKFRDAAQAAGGTLTDFPHPTKRGCADEELAMDVAWVGDAEARRMLMVTSGMHGVEGFCGSGAQVAMLGDTELLQACAGAGVALLLVHAVNPYGFSHMRRVNEDNVDLNRNFMDFTQPLPDNAPYAEVAPMLLPEHWPPSEADQAALMKTVAEKGLPWYQAAVSAGQYQAPQGLFFGGNKATWSNYTLRRILARFGAGREALRWIDVHTGLGPWGYGEPIYMGPDHAEHIDRVRAIWGRNVTSIYDGSSASANLNGMAWVAAPETLPALDYSGIALEFGTVPVTEVLDALRGDHWLHLHPEADEGQRNLIRQAMWHAFYGDADDWRESVVEQVREATVKALALW, translated from the coding sequence ATGTCCTTGCACACCAGCTTTTCCCGCAGTTATGCCGAAGCCCGGCAGAAATTCCGTGACGCGGCCCAGGCTGCCGGCGGCACCCTGACCGATTTCCCCCATCCCACCAAGCGCGGCTGCGCCGACGAGGAACTCGCCATGGATGTCGCCTGGGTGGGCGATGCCGAGGCCAGGCGCATGCTCATGGTGACCTCCGGCATGCACGGCGTGGAAGGGTTCTGCGGCTCCGGGGCGCAGGTTGCCATGCTGGGCGACACGGAACTGCTGCAGGCGTGCGCCGGCGCCGGCGTGGCGCTGCTGCTGGTGCACGCGGTCAATCCCTATGGCTTCTCGCATATGCGGCGTGTCAACGAGGACAACGTTGACCTCAACCGCAATTTCATGGATTTCACCCAGCCGCTGCCCGACAACGCGCCGTACGCCGAGGTGGCGCCCATGCTGCTGCCCGAGCACTGGCCGCCTTCCGAGGCCGACCAGGCCGCGCTGATGAAGACGGTGGCCGAGAAGGGCTTGCCCTGGTATCAGGCGGCGGTGAGCGCCGGCCAGTACCAGGCACCGCAAGGGCTGTTCTTCGGTGGCAACAAGGCGACATGGAGCAACTACACGCTGCGCCGCATCCTGGCGCGCTTCGGCGCCGGGCGCGAGGCCCTGCGCTGGATCGATGTGCACACCGGCCTGGGGCCGTGGGGCTATGGGGAGCCGATCTACATGGGGCCGGACCATGCGGAGCATATCGACAGGGTGCGTGCCATCTGGGGCCGCAATGTCACGTCGATCTACGACGGCTCGTCTGCCTCGGCCAATCTCAATGGCATGGCGTGGGTGGCGGCGCCGGAAACCTTGCCGGCGCTGGACTACAGCGGCATCGCGCTCGAGTTCGGCACGGTGCCGGTCACGGAGGTGCTGGATGCGCTGCGCGGCGACCACTGGCTGCATCTGCATCCCGAGGCGGACGAAGGGCAGCGCAACCTGATCCGGCAGGCGATGTGGCATGCGTTCTACGGCGATGCCGATGACTGGCGCGAGAGCGTGGTGGAGCAGGTGCGCGAGGCGACGGTGAAGGCGCTGGCACTCTGGTAG
- a CDS encoding Bcr/CflA family efflux MFS transporter, whose translation MILLNLLILLSAIPLDVMLPSYPDLASYFRANITDIVASIGIFAIGFSIAQLFVGPLSDRFGRKKLLVAGLICAIAGATGCLLAPDYQAFIVCRILQSAGCACFILAQAIVQDVFKGQDGVSIRIITTTLGGIYIACAPLLGSLLQSILGWRGSFLLFVTIAVVILLYATNHFNETATVRRGGFFFYGREYSRILRNRIFLAYSLIGALAFSCHLAFVIVSPILFLETLKMDNYQYSLVLLIYGLAYLTGGFAATYAAKRMETHDQIRLGLMFMAISGGVMWLMLLCEIPLALTVLLPMLLCTAGAVLVRPATATEAMTLFDEIAGTAAAVGGTIRFAAAGVAGGIVSKFGENTAQSLSLTILSSGVAGMLAFRLLKGTTPSKAT comes from the coding sequence GTGATCCTGCTCAACCTCCTGATCCTGCTGAGTGCCATACCGCTCGATGTCATGTTGCCATCGTACCCGGACCTGGCCAGCTACTTCCGTGCCAATATCACAGATATCGTAGCGTCCATTGGCATCTTCGCCATTGGATTCTCAATTGCGCAATTGTTCGTCGGCCCGCTTTCGGACCGCTTCGGACGCAAGAAGCTCTTAGTGGCCGGACTGATTTGCGCCATTGCCGGTGCAACAGGCTGCCTTCTTGCGCCGGACTATCAGGCGTTCATCGTTTGCCGCATTCTTCAATCCGCCGGCTGTGCTTGTTTTATCCTCGCGCAAGCCATTGTGCAGGATGTATTCAAAGGGCAAGACGGCGTAAGCATTCGAATCATCACGACTACGCTCGGCGGAATCTACATTGCGTGCGCGCCGCTACTGGGCTCGCTACTGCAATCGATCCTGGGATGGCGGGGCAGCTTCCTACTGTTCGTAACAATCGCCGTCGTCATACTGCTATATGCTACAAACCACTTCAATGAGACCGCCACAGTGCGCCGCGGAGGATTTTTCTTCTACGGCAGAGAATATTCGAGAATTCTCAGAAACCGCATCTTCCTTGCCTACTCCCTGATTGGAGCGCTGGCATTCTCCTGCCACCTTGCCTTCGTCATCGTTTCGCCAATCCTGTTTCTCGAGACACTGAAGATGGACAACTACCAGTACTCCCTGGTGTTGCTGATCTATGGTCTTGCCTACTTGACCGGCGGCTTTGCCGCGACATACGCCGCAAAGCGGATGGAGACACACGATCAGATCAGGCTCGGCCTGATGTTCATGGCGATATCAGGTGGAGTGATGTGGCTAATGCTGCTATGCGAAATTCCCCTCGCGCTTACAGTGCTGCTTCCCATGTTGCTATGTACGGCCGGAGCGGTGCTCGTCCGCCCCGCAACGGCTACCGAAGCGATGACACTGTTCGATGAGATTGCTGGAACAGCGGCGGCAGTGGGCGGCACTATCAGATTTGCTGCTGCGGGAGTCGCGGGCGGCATCGTGAGCAAGTTCGGCGAGAACACAGCCCAGAGCCTGTCCCTGACCATCCTATCGTCCGGCGTCGCGGGCATGCTCGCCTTCCGGCTGCTCAAAGGAACCACTCCCTCCAAAGCGACATGA
- a CDS encoding P1 family peptidase → MSEAMPHIGALPAGARNSITDVPGVAVGHCTLAEGACQTGVTVVLPHAGNLFTDKVPAAATVLNGFGKSVGLVQVEELGVLETPIALSNTFAVGALAQAQIRQAIAANPEIGRAWPTVNPLVFECNDGYLNDIQAMAVQQAHYADACAAAGTAFAQGAVGAGRGMSSFGLKGGIGSASRQVGEYHVGVLVQSKLGTLPTFTAAGTRVGGLLAERLQAQAQAPQLESGPEKGSIIMIVATDAPLDARQLRRLSLRAGAGLARTGSVFGHGSGDIALAFSTAYTVPQLADAPMPALAMLHETRLDALFHAAADSVEQAILHALWQAETVQGRNGHQRVALRELMPELPQRLARQPLPQTN, encoded by the coding sequence ATGTCTGAAGCCATGCCGCATATCGGCGCGCTGCCGGCCGGCGCGCGCAACAGCATCACCGACGTGCCCGGCGTTGCGGTGGGCCACTGCACGCTGGCCGAGGGCGCCTGCCAGACCGGCGTGACGGTGGTGCTGCCGCACGCCGGCAACCTGTTCACCGACAAGGTGCCAGCCGCTGCCACGGTGCTCAACGGCTTTGGCAAGAGCGTGGGCCTGGTGCAGGTGGAAGAGCTCGGCGTGCTGGAGACGCCCATCGCGCTGAGCAACACCTTTGCCGTGGGGGCGCTGGCGCAGGCGCAGATCCGGCAGGCCATTGCGGCCAACCCGGAGATCGGCCGCGCCTGGCCCACCGTCAATCCATTGGTGTTCGAGTGCAATGACGGCTACCTGAACGACATCCAGGCGATGGCCGTGCAGCAAGCGCATTACGCGGATGCCTGCGCCGCGGCCGGCACGGCGTTCGCGCAGGGCGCGGTCGGGGCGGGGCGCGGGATGTCGTCGTTCGGGCTGAAAGGCGGCATCGGCTCCGCCTCGCGCCAGGTGGGCGAATACCATGTGGGCGTGCTGGTGCAGTCCAAGCTTGGCACCTTGCCCACCTTCACCGCGGCCGGCACGCGCGTTGGTGGCTTGCTGGCCGAGCGGCTGCAGGCGCAGGCGCAGGCGCCGCAGTTGGAGTCCGGCCCGGAGAAGGGCTCGATCATCATGATCGTTGCCACCGACGCGCCGCTCGACGCGCGCCAGTTGCGCCGGCTGTCGCTGCGCGCGGGCGCGGGCCTGGCGCGCACCGGCTCGGTGTTCGGCCACGGCTCGGGCGATATCGCGCTCGCTTTTTCTACCGCTTACACCGTGCCGCAGCTGGCCGACGCGCCCATGCCGGCGCTGGCGATGCTCCACGAAACGCGCCTCGACGCGCTCTTCCACGCCGCCGCCGACAGCGTCGAGCAGGCCATTCTGCATGCGCTGTGGCAGGCCGAGACCGTGCAAGGCCGCAATGGCCACCAGCGCGTTGCACTGCGCGAGCTGATGCCCGAGCTGCCGCAGCGGCTCGCGCGTCAACCGTTGCCCCAGACGAACTGA
- the gsiD gene encoding glutathione ABC transporter permease GsiD yields MTQLSTPANGEPAVAAAAAAQEAVRTPWTEFWRKFRKQHLALGAGVFVLLLVAVAVLAPHLVPYDPENFFDYDALNAGPSAAHWFGVDSLGRDIFSRILAGARISLAAGFFSVIIGAIVGTVLGLLAGYYEGWWDRIVMRISDVLFAFPGILLAIGIVAILGNGMTNVIFAVAVFSIPAFARLVRGNTLMLKRLTYVEAARSIGASDFTILMRHILPGTISSIVVYFSMRIGTSIITAASLSFLGLGAQPPTPEWGAMLNEARADMVTAPHVAIFPSLAIFLTVLAFNLLGDGLRDALDPKIDRR; encoded by the coding sequence ATGACCCAGCTATCCACGCCCGCCAATGGCGAGCCCGCCGTTGCCGCCGCAGCCGCCGCGCAAGAAGCCGTGCGCACGCCCTGGACCGAGTTCTGGCGCAAATTCCGCAAGCAGCACCTGGCGCTGGGCGCCGGCGTGTTCGTGCTGCTGCTGGTGGCGGTGGCGGTCCTCGCCCCGCACCTGGTGCCTTACGATCCGGAGAACTTCTTCGACTACGACGCGCTCAATGCCGGCCCCTCCGCCGCGCACTGGTTCGGCGTCGATTCGCTCGGGCGCGATATCTTCAGCCGAATCCTGGCCGGTGCCCGCATCTCGCTGGCGGCAGGCTTCTTCTCGGTGATCATCGGCGCCATCGTCGGCACCGTGCTCGGCCTGCTGGCCGGCTACTACGAAGGCTGGTGGGACCGCATCGTGATGCGCATCTCCGACGTGCTGTTTGCCTTCCCCGGCATCCTGCTGGCGATCGGCATCGTGGCCATCCTCGGCAACGGCATGACCAACGTGATCTTCGCGGTAGCGGTGTTCAGCATCCCGGCCTTTGCCCGCCTGGTGCGCGGCAATACGCTGATGCTCAAGCGCCTGACCTATGTGGAAGCCGCGCGCAGCATCGGCGCGTCCGACTTCACCATCCTGATGCGCCACATCCTGCCAGGCACCATCTCGTCCATCGTGGTGTACTTCTCGATGCGCATCGGCACCTCGATCATCACCGCCGCCAGCTTGTCCTTCCTGGGCCTGGGCGCGCAGCCGCCCACGCCGGAGTGGGGCGCGATGCTCAACGAGGCGCGCGCCGACATGGTGACCGCGCCGCATGTGGCGATCTTCCCTAGCCTGGCGATCTTCCTCACCGTGCTGGCCTTCAACCTGCTGGGCGACGGCCTGCGCGACGCGCTCGATCCGAAGATCGACCGGCGCTAA
- the gsiC gene encoding glutathione ABC transporter permease GsiC produces MLNYFLKRFLGVIPTLLIVAVLVFLFVHLLPGDPARLAAGPEADQTTVELVRRDLGLDKPLPEQFVRFFSNALRWEFGNSLRTKRPVSEEIGDRFMPTLYLTLASMVWAVIFGMVIGISSAVWRNRWPDRFGMTLAVSGISFPAFALGMLLMEVFSVQLGWLPSIGADTWKHYILPSITLGAAVAAVMARFTRASFVEVLNEDFVRTARAKGVGEFLVVAKHCLRNAMIPVVTMMGLQFGFLLGGSIVVEKVFNWPGLGRLLVDAVEMRDYPVIQAEVLLFSLEFILINLVVDVLYTVINPAIRYK; encoded by the coding sequence ATGCTGAATTACTTTCTCAAACGATTCCTGGGCGTGATCCCCACATTGCTGATCGTGGCAGTGCTGGTGTTCCTGTTCGTCCACCTGTTGCCGGGCGACCCCGCCCGGCTCGCGGCCGGCCCCGAGGCCGACCAGACCACGGTGGAGCTGGTGCGCCGCGATCTCGGCCTGGACAAGCCGCTGCCCGAGCAGTTCGTGCGTTTCTTCTCGAACGCCTTGCGCTGGGAGTTTGGCAATTCGCTGCGCACCAAGCGTCCAGTCAGCGAGGAAATCGGCGACCGCTTCATGCCGACCCTGTACCTGACGCTGGCCTCGATGGTGTGGGCGGTCATTTTCGGCATGGTGATCGGGATCAGCTCGGCCGTGTGGCGCAACCGCTGGCCCGATCGCTTCGGCATGACGCTGGCGGTGTCCGGCATTTCGTTTCCCGCCTTTGCGCTCGGCATGCTGCTGATGGAAGTGTTCTCGGTGCAGCTGGGCTGGCTGCCGTCGATCGGCGCCGATACCTGGAAGCACTACATCCTGCCGTCGATCACGCTGGGCGCCGCGGTGGCCGCCGTGATGGCGCGTTTTACCCGCGCCTCCTTCGTCGAGGTGCTGAATGAAGATTTCGTGCGGACCGCGCGCGCCAAAGGCGTGGGCGAATTCCTGGTGGTGGCCAAGCACTGCCTGCGCAACGCCATGATTCCGGTGGTGACCATGATGGGCCTGCAGTTCGGCTTCCTGCTGGGCGGCTCGATCGTGGTGGAAAAGGTATTCAACTGGCCTGGCCTCGGACGCCTGCTGGTGGACGCGGTCGAGATGCGCGACTACCCGGTCATCCAGGCCGAGGTGCTGCTGTTCTCGCTCGAGTTCATCCTGATCAACCTGGTGGTCGACGTGCTGTACACCGTCATCAACCCCGCCATTCGTTACAAGTAA
- the gsiB gene encoding glutathione ABC transporter substrate-binding protein GsiB, translated as MMTRFRLAPSKLIAGGLALAALGAGPAFAAKDAVMAVYSTFTTLDPYDANDTLSQAAAKSFYQGLFGFDKDMKLVNVLAESYEASKDGLTYTIKLKKNVKFHDGTTFDAAAVKANFDRVTNPANKLKRYTLFNRVAKTDVIDANTVKVTLKEPFSPFINVLAHPSAVMISPAALQKYGKDIAFHPVGTGPFEFVEWKQPDHLKGKKFAGFWKTGYPKIDTITWKPVVDNNTRAAIMQTGEADFAFSIPFEQAAVLKGNAKVDLIASPSIIQRYLSMNTMVKPFNDPKVRQAINYAINKEALAKVAFATYATPMDGVVPAGVDYAEKLGPWPYDPAKARALLKEAGYPNGFETTLWSAYNHTTAQKVIQFVQQQLQQVGIKATVQALEAGQRVEKVESVQKPEDAGVRMYYVGWSSSTGESDWALRPLLASESMPPKLLNTAYYKNDQVDADIAGALRTTDRGEKARLYKDAQEQIWKDAPWAFLVTEKVLFARAKRLTGAYVMPDGSFSFDDIDIKQ; from the coding sequence ATGATGACCCGTTTTCGTCTGGCCCCTTCCAAGCTGATCGCCGGTGGCCTGGCCCTGGCCGCGCTCGGCGCAGGTCCCGCCTTTGCCGCCAAGGACGCCGTGATGGCGGTGTACTCCACCTTCACCACGCTCGACCCGTACGACGCCAACGACACGCTGTCGCAAGCCGCCGCCAAGTCCTTCTACCAAGGCCTGTTCGGCTTCGACAAGGACATGAAGCTGGTCAACGTGCTGGCCGAGAGCTATGAAGCCAGCAAGGATGGCCTGACGTACACCATCAAGCTGAAGAAGAACGTGAAGTTCCACGACGGCACCACCTTCGATGCCGCCGCCGTCAAGGCCAACTTCGACCGCGTGACCAACCCGGCCAACAAGCTCAAGCGCTACACGCTGTTCAACCGCGTGGCCAAGACCGACGTGATCGACGCCAACACCGTCAAGGTCACGCTGAAGGAGCCGTTCTCGCCCTTCATCAACGTGCTGGCCCACCCGTCCGCCGTGATGATCTCGCCCGCCGCGCTGCAGAAATATGGCAAGGACATCGCCTTCCATCCGGTCGGCACCGGCCCGTTCGAGTTCGTGGAGTGGAAGCAGCCCGATCACCTGAAGGGCAAGAAGTTTGCCGGTTTCTGGAAGACCGGCTATCCCAAGATCGACACCATCACCTGGAAGCCGGTGGTGGACAACAACACCCGCGCCGCCATCATGCAGACCGGCGAAGCGGACTTCGCCTTCAGCATTCCGTTCGAGCAGGCGGCCGTGCTCAAGGGCAATGCCAAGGTGGACCTGATCGCCTCGCCGTCGATCATCCAGCGCTACCTGAGCATGAACACCATGGTCAAGCCGTTCAACGACCCCAAGGTGCGCCAGGCCATCAACTACGCCATCAACAAGGAAGCGCTGGCCAAGGTGGCGTTCGCCACCTATGCCACGCCGATGGACGGCGTGGTGCCCGCGGGCGTGGACTACGCCGAGAAGCTGGGCCCGTGGCCGTATGACCCGGCCAAGGCGCGCGCGCTGCTCAAGGAAGCCGGCTACCCGAATGGCTTCGAGACCACGCTGTGGTCCGCGTACAACCACACCACCGCGCAGAAGGTGATCCAGTTCGTGCAGCAGCAGCTGCAGCAGGTCGGCATCAAGGCGACCGTGCAAGCGCTCGAAGCCGGCCAGCGCGTCGAGAAGGTCGAGAGCGTGCAGAAGCCGGAAGACGCCGGCGTGCGCATGTACTACGTGGGCTGGTCGTCGTCGACCGGCGAGTCCGACTGGGCGCTGCGTCCGCTGCTGGCCTCCGAATCGATGCCGCCCAAGCTGCTGAACACGGCGTACTACAAGAACGACCAGGTCGATGCCGACATCGCCGGTGCCTTGCGCACCACCGACCGTGGCGAGAAGGCACGTTTGTACAAGGATGCGCAGGAGCAGATCTGGAAGGATGCACCCTGGGCGTTCCTGGTGACCGAGAAGGTGCTGTTCGCGCGCGCCAAGCGCCTGACCGGCGCCTACGTGATGCCCGACGGCTCGTTCAGCTTCGACGACATCGACATCAAGCAGTAA